CCAATACCTTACATAACGTACCAATTTCTTTGTATATAATTATAGTTTATATCATAATATGCTTGTGCTAATGTGTATATGTACGGCTTACGTACCCAGTGCGATCATTTTTATCTCTTGGCTAATATGTAAACGGTGTGTATACAAAATGTCCACAGTGGATGAttcaatgtttattttcagcttcagtttgttttttgttaaactGTTCCTACCTTTTTGTGGACAATGAAGTGAAATCCCGTATTAGTGTGCTCATGACCTAACTAAACATTAGACTGTGACTATCTGATTGAATTGAGTCACAGATAGGTTTCCGCTTTTGACAGAGTGCCGGTAACATGATCAACAGTTGATGAACTTGAACTGAACTTACGCGAGTTGTAGATTCATTTCTCTAAGATCTGGATAGAACAATCACAGCTTtagtttatctttttttacaCACCATAACCAAGTGTTTGCCACCCGCGTCATTATCaacttttgcttcctttcttaCTCGCTTCTCATTTGGAAAATAGCCCGTATTTAATgttttggacagttttcaaCTTGTCTAATAAAATTACGATAGCTGTACGACAGTGGTTTAAAAACGGTAAACGATCCACTCTATGTATTGCCGTGTATTCGTCAATAGGAAATGGCAAATAATTAGAAGTCCTGTTGGTACTAGTCGAAGAACGTGCATGGTATTAAGATTGAATTGAACGTTAGCGTTTAGAGGATAAGGAATTGGGATAGGACATTCAGCCGATGGAATAAtacatgaaatggaaaaaaacgtatCTTTACCCAAATCGTGCGAATTGGTTGTACAAAAGCAAAGGTGCTGTTATGAGTGAACGTTCCAGTGTGGAAAAATCGCTTCATACAATCATAAGAGAGCTGAAAGAATCCTCCCCTGAAATGTGGGATGGACAATTTGATCGATCCTTCCACTTTTGCAGTAATGTGTAGCacaggaaaaggaaacactcaatcaaacaaaacgttcGAATATGCTCCATGCTCCAGAGACACGAATAATGactaaacaataataattataacaaaTATACTGTTGAATATATCCACCTTTATACTTCCCTTACTGCTCCCCCGTACTTCAGTATATGCAATATCACGCTGTGTGGAGATATCACCTGGAAAGGATATACATTGGGGTGATGTGTGAAGCGGTTACTATCAAAATAGACACAAAAGACTTATTGTTGGTAGTGAGTAACACAATGAACGTATTGATAATACCATGCTAAATTTCATTACGAAGCTAGAGCGGTTTTAGAATCTACAATCATGCTGAGTGCGATGAATGTGAAGTTTGAGGATATCTGCCAAAAGATTAGTTCATTCAAAAGAAGCTTAAACGTTAGGGACAGTAAGAAGAAATCTTTGGTACGTGACACGACGAATGTTGTTCTAGCGGGAGCACATCGAATCACAGCTGTGTGTGTCTATCTGCCTATACGTGTGCATATTAATGAATGTCTAAATTGTTGCATCAGATGCGAAACTCTCAAATTAGCATGGCTGTATTTCTGGCAGGCGATAATTAGATTAGCCACTACCGACGACATGTTCAACCCGTTGGCTGTAGCACGATCTAAAATACGAATCCAATTTTATAAAGAATACACGCTCTTGGTAAGGTTAGTTTTTTAACGTATTTTTCCAATAGTTATTCCAGAAAAATATACGAAAGCTCGTCTAAATGATGGGCAGTTCCTTAGCGGCGAACCCAAAGGGCCAAAGAAGACAGGACATGCTTCATGCAAGTTGTGCAAGTTATAGATCAATTCGATTTGCCAGCATTCGTTTCAATCGTTTgaaacagtatttttttttgtaaatgaatTCCTTCTGCTGTACCAGTACCAAAGCTGGAACAGATGCATCTCTAGCATTTCGTTAATGTAAACGAATTGGCAATAGAAATCGTGTAGCTATAACATTACACGCTCTCCTATTAATAAGCTCCTGAAAAATACCGATAGTTAGTAGGATGATATCTGTGTacttgtgtgagtgtgttaaTGTATGTGTGCGTCTTGTATTGATAGTAATGTGGTGTGATTGATGTGGCTCAATCCGTTGAGCTTGAATAAacagttttctttcgtttatgctttaaaaacaaatttgccCTATACTACTTCAGATAACATTCAGTTAATGTCCGttgtatgtgcgtgtgcgtacgTTTGTATAGCGACTAAATAGTGTAAGAAACAACGTAAATCTTGGCAAACCCCAATTGTTATGGTTCTTTTTTCAGCAGGAAGTAAGGAAAAGCAAATCAGAACCTAATAACAAAGAACCGCAATCAAAATGAAGAAAGTAGACATAACTGTGCAGATGCagcggaaaagcaaaacatacagTGGCTTGTGAAACGTTGCGACATTTATACACACGTAAATGGAAAACGATTTATGCTTAAAGAAAATATCTCGTAGATGGGAAAAACCCAAGCATGTATCGAAACGACACGCATCAAACCAAAATGTggtttaacaaacaaaaaactcccTGGGTTTTTCTTATCGGGGAATGTTTTGGGGATGAATTAGTTGAGGGAATTTATGAAACATTGTTGACaatgattttgaaaaaaaagaaagtacaATAGTACATTAGAAATGGTAAGGAACTGCATTATTATACAGCATGGACAACGGACAAATTAATcgatataaaaaaaggaaagtaacAAACGAAAGACTTGAGTAGCTAAAGGAAACTGAACTCAAGTAGAGTAAGAAGATTGTTAAGCAAAAAATGAATAACCACAGAAGGCAAAAATAAGCTAAAGACTAAAGCAAATGTACTTTCCCGGCTCGGAAGATTCGAACGTAatacattttcacacaaatttcaaacatattttccgaATAGGAAAACCGAAGTATCCTATCGATCGACAACACCCGGAATGTATTGTATTGAGTTATAAATATAGAGccggacaaaaacaaaacctttcaTCATCTACCTTTCTCGAATGTACTtcaatacaataaaacaacaccatACCGTGCGATAGTTGTTAGTTAGTTTTAGAATGTACATAACTTACCTCTTTCTATGATCGGTTGATCTGATGCATTGATCGTACCTTATCCTAACCGGATCTGAATGTATATCACTAATACTAACCTACACGTATATACCATGATGTCAAAATCACGTTTTAACGAAAGAAACGTATACAATCTAAGTAGCCATTGAAGTACATGCAATACAGCAGCACGAGGAACAAACTGAAATTACACGCAATGAGAACAAAATTTACCTGCAACGATAATTCCCATGCCAAGGTATGTGGCCCTGTGGTCTTCTATGCCGAATACGTGTTTTACACAAACATTCATTTCTTCGTAGCATGATCGTCTGTTGGCGGTTTGGAAGCTTTGCGAAAAAGTACGCCTGCGGCTCGAACCCATCGCAGAGAAGCTACGGTTACAGTTCCAACTGGAAGATGTCTGCCATTCCGGAACCATACCGGTATGCCAGTTCGCTAACATACTGCGTTGTCAGCTTGGAGAGACCATAAGCAAGGAAGAAATCTGTGAAGTTGCCGAATACTTTAGCGCAACTGCAGGCCGTACATCGTACGATCAATTTTGTGACATCCTGTTTGGTGAAGCGGTTAAGATCAACTCTGGAAACTCTGGAGATCGTCAGTCCGTGTATGAGCATCGTAAGCTGTTCCTGATGCTGATGTCCATCGCAAAAGCGTTGCGTTTCCGGGAACAGGTTTTAACGCCCTACTTTGAAGATTATTCGTTGAGCACAAATTCTGAATCATTCTGTACGATACGCTATGCCACGCGTGTTCTCTATTTCTTGGGAGTGACACTGGCAAAGTCTGATGCCGTACTACTTGTCAAGCGGTTTTCTACCGATGGGCATAATTTCCACTACAAGGCATTCATCGATGAGATTCATCAACTGTTTCGATATTTGGATGCGCACGATGGTGCACTCGATCGCGAAAAGGATGACGCGGCAGTACCTCGCAAAGTTATACACACCGAACTACCTAAGGTGGACCGTACGGAAATTGGTTCAGTTTCTTTAGAACATTTGCTTGGTAAGCGTGTTGCTTTCCATCCATGCTTGCAACCAGCACGCAAAGACTTCGAAATAGAAGAACTACTGTTGCGTGTACAGCGCCACATTTGGAATGGCACGATCAACATGAAGGACTTTTTTCAACAGTACGATCTGCTGCGATGTGGATGGCTAGCTAAGAGTACTTTCATCCGATGTCTGGATCTGATAGGACTATCGTCACTCGATCGGTTACCATTGCATGAGAGGGAAATTAAACAGCTCTGTGAACGGTACGCAGATCCGAAAGATCCGTGTAAAATCCATTGGACAGCGTTTGTGCATGAAATTAATCGAGTATTTACCGAGCCACATCTAGACAAGGGCACATTCATACCGGTCGAAAGTCCACCCCAGCCGGTGAAGGATTTACCACGGGCTGGGAAACACCCGCTCGCTTTGGATGAGCTTAACGATGCCCAGAGgcttgtaatgaaaatgaaagacaAAATTGCCTGCCAGCGAGTGCTAATCGAGCCCACGTTCAAAGATTTTGATAAACATCGCAATGGACACGTAAGTTGCAGCCAAGCTCGTGAAGTCTTTTCGATTTGCGCTGTACACCTAAAGGAGCGGGAAGCATTCCTGCTGGACAGGCTCTACAGTGATGTGCTGGGCTTTGATTATCATCAGTTCTTAAAAGACATTGGTGTGACCAAAGCTGAAGGTTCGGACGACATGCTAGCATACCGGAAGGTTATCGAAAGTATCAACAGAGAAGTGGCGCAACCGTCGAAACCAATGCCTTGGGAAAGAGATATCGTACGGGTGTTGGCCAAGGTGAAAGC
This region of Anopheles marshallii chromosome 2, idAnoMarsDA_429_01, whole genome shotgun sequence genomic DNA includes:
- the LOC128707886 gene encoding uncharacterized protein LOC128707886 translates to MRTKFTCNDNSHAKHDRLLAVWKLCEKVRLRLEPIAEKLRLQFQLEDVCHSGTIPVCQFANILRCQLGETISKEEICEVAEYFSATAGRTSYDQFCDILFGEAVKINSGNSGDRQSVYEHRKLFLMLMSIAKALRFREQVLTPYFEDYSLSTNSESFCTIRYATRVLYFLGVTLAKSDAVLLVKRFSTDGHNFHYKAFIDEIHQLFRYLDAHDGALDREKDDAAVPRKVIHTELPKVDRTEIGSVSLEHLLGKRVAFHPCLQPARKDFEIEELLLRVQRHIWNGTINMKDFFQQYDLLRCGWLAKSTFIRCLDLIGLSSLDRLPLHEREIKQLCERYADPKDPCKIHWTAFVHEINRVFTEPHLDKGTFIPVESPPQPVKDLPRAGKHPLALDELNDAQRLVMKMKDKIACQRVLIEPTFKDFDKHRNGHVSCSQAREVFSICAVHLKEREAFLLDRLYSDVLGFDYHQFLKDIGVTKAEGSDDMLAYRKVIESINREVAQPSKPMPWERDIVRVLAKVKAQAVRRRLRLIDFMQGFDPLNHHRISDAQFCRGLATASVQLTANEMQLLCEYFRTPTCPTVDYKRFCDTIAEVDYHPNLEKAPLLVPCSHFPADEQPVNFLNFNERTIVSKVLQKLARHADIVSNLGSLLKDFDTQNVGHVARNQLLRALATRDLHTRISTREFEILCKYFAVEVGFRQEVNYRAFLEGLDYLYKNREVHPF